aatccaaaaagaactccagcatggactgtacaggagatactggatctgatcactgtatgggcagacaaatctgttctatcagagctccgttacagaaaataaaatgacaaagcatttgaaaaaatcttcaggctatgatacagagtccacagcacagtgctgtgtgacaagtgtaatggaaagccaaagaatcaaatggacgctcacggagggagggggtactgaggactccagctatcccacagtccttgcagtctccgaaaaacatttgcattcttggctgagctcccaatgcctgaagggtcaaaaacattttcccgggtgtttcaggctgtatgtcgtcaatttacacccttctcccccccccgcaaAAGAAAAGGGACAAAAATCATGTCTcatcttttttcagtgtcaccctatgtctactgcatgctgctggaagacggggtgctgcagcgctgaacaccagcatccccttcctggtggcagatggtgcaaaacgactggtagccatcgtcatcatcagcccgtgagtgctcctggctggcctcagtgaggtcagccggggtcgcctgggtaaaaatgagaatgactccaggtcattcccggcagatgatacaaaaggcttggtaaccatcctcatcatagcagctggaggctgagctccaacAGCCCCCTCCCGTCcccccacctttcatgtctaaagaagattctgtactccctggactaccatagcagctggaggctgcgctcctctccccaccaccctttaatgtcctgcctgcacTATcaaagcagctggaggctgcctccccctcattttatctcactaaaaagtcagtgtttcttattcctgcattctttattacttcatcacacaaatggggggacactgccatggtaacccaagagggttgggggaggagggaagcaacgggtggggttgttgcaggggcactccctagaatggcatgcagctagggctctgacccggagcagctgtgctctctggttctctagtacacttgccccatattctaggcaggactgactatttttagacaaaacataaagaagggaatgacccagggagtcattcccatttttgtccatgcgcccccggctgacctcagcgaggccagctgggagcacccatgacagcagcagatgatacaaaaggattgataatcgtcatcgccaatttccaattgcaaacggtgcaaaatgactgataaccatcatctcatcaccaaattacaatggcagacagtgcaatagggatggtaaccgtctctgctaccttgcgaaggcaaatgaatgctgctgtgtagcactgcagtaccgtgtctgtcagcagcatccagtacacatacagtgacagtgacaaaaggcaaaacaggctccatggttgccatgttatggtgtctgccagagcaatccagggaaaaagggcgcaaaatgattgtctgccgttgctttcgtGGAGGAAGGATTGATTgatgacaacatttacccagaatcacccacgacactgtttttgccccatcatgcattaggATCTCAACCCAGTATTCCAAttggtgggggagactgcgggaactatgggatagctacccacagtgcaacgctctggaaaatcgaggctagcctcggtacatggacgcacaccgccgaattaatgtgcttagtgtggccgcgtgcactcgactttatacaatcttttaaaaaactggtttttGTAAAaccagaataatcccatagtgtagacatacccagagtcccAAGCTGACTTCCTGGCCAGCCTCCTTCCTCAGTCTACCTAGAAGATGCATCCTACCTCCAAAGATGCAAAGCAAAACCTGAACACAAAAaaaatgaggtgggcagggagaaagcagcttttcaaATATTTAGTAGTCAATTTTAAAAGCAAGCAACCACTAGCTTATTTTATAGACATAATACAACCCCTATAGTAATATTTTAGTTATTTGTTTTACTTACCTGATAGATTTTGGCATCTCTCATTAGTTTTTCTACAGGATATTCACTATTAAACCCATTTCCTCCAAAAATCTGGACTGCATCTGAAGCTAGTTGGTTTGCAATGTCACCAGCAAATGCCTTGGCAATGGATGCGAAGTAAGTATTTCTGCGACCCACATCAATCTCCCACGCAGCCCTTTGGCAAGCCAGTCTAGCTAGTTCCACTTTCATTGCCATTTCAGCCAACATGAAGGACACTGCTTGGTGCTATGATTGTTAAAATAAGAGCAAGTTAATATTGCCTAGCTGGGATTCTACAgggaatacaaaagaaacaatgtAGCTTCTTTAATATTGTGGGCAAAGCAGTATATGGAATTAGTTCTGTTCAGAGATATGCTATGGGACGGCAGAATCTCACCCCTATAGCTCGGGACATGGTCCCAagtaattaaaaattaaacctaTTTAATTACAAAATTTAGCTTTGAACTGCACTGTTTAGCTACATTATTAATGGGGTCTGTATCCTGCTTTACATCAAAAAGAAAAGTTGGTATCAAATctcttccctgcagctccctgcccaaTAAGTAAGGAAACTGAAGTATCTGGTTGATGTAATTCAGCCCCAGCACATTGCTTTCAAATGACCTATTACCATTTACCAATTCATTCTTTAAAGAAGTTTCTGGACTTAGAACCTGGTTAACTTTATTTACGGGTTTATATGGAGCGCTCAACTCTACCTTCCCATTTGAAAAAGCAGACTGAGGGCAGAAGCATACTATAAAGTAGTCCTACGAAAGTAGAATATCTTAACAGCACGTGCTACAAAACTGTGCCTTGTAATTTTTTGCTTAACTTACCTCTATAATTGGTTTTCCAAAGGTTTTTCTTTCCAAAGCATACCTCGTAGCTTCATCTAATGCTCTCTGTGCTAGCCCAACAGCACCTGCTGCTACCTGTATAGTTCAAACAGTACATAGTAAAATCTGAATTGACCACTTCtaccttaattttttttgtttttttaaaaaagcaccttATTTCTGCTACTTACTGGAGGTCTAGTTTTATCAAAAGCTCCCATAGCAATTTTAaaaccaactccctcagcacttaGAACATTTTCTTTGGGCACTCTCACATCTTCAAAGACAATACCTCTTGTATCTGAGCAGCGCTGACCCATATTCATCTCCTGAAAAGGAAGTTTACAAAAGGTATAACTGTAACTGAATACTTCCATGGCATGATGTTTTCTAAATTTTGATTTACTTGAAAAGAAAttgaaacagattttttaaaaccaGGTTTTCAAAGTTAAACACACCAGAGAGCACTTAGACATGCATATTGGGTAACGCCACATGCAAGTACCTATTTGCATTACAATTAACCACTGCCCTTTGTTTTATAAaccatatttttaaacaaaagacaGATTAGCTCTTGAGAGCAAAAATTTAAACAGCCTTGATATAACTGCATTTGGTGGTTTTAATCCTGAAGAGTTACTTCTCACTGATAAACAAgcaaccaaaacaattttttttttacttacgcTAAAAACACTCAaggagtttgttttaaaaaaagaaatcattcTTTTCCTTATGCTTTTTATTCCTTTAATTTTTCTAAGCACAATGAAAATCACTAGTTTCACCTTTTGCTTACAGCCATTTTCTAAAGCAGTTTCACTTTTTGGTTTTCATGCACTAGCAACAAAGCATTTTAGTGACAAGCTCTGAGAGAAattgttctttcagaaatagagTCTATTGAAATGTTACAAAGTCAAAAATGTTTCTATTGAAGTTTATTTTGTACAAGGTTGATTTAATTTtagatttatttgaaaaaaatcaaaaaaatataAATGTCAGGTTTAAGTTGATATGACAAAGTCCCTTTGATCACCCCCAAGAAATAGAGCAATCAGTAAACAAGCATTTAGGATACCGCTCCACAATGTAAAAACAACAAATTTGATCTGTAGCATGGCTACACCTGCTGCATAGTGGTGCTGTTCAAGAGATGGAACAGCCATGGCTGAAAGTCAGGAAAGGAAAGAAGACATATGTTCCTCTTCTAATTAAATGGTCATTTCAAGTTGCCAATCAAGTTGGCAAAATGGTTTCAGGTACCACACTGGCCCATGAGTcattctccttcccccccacctccatctctTTGACAATTTTTGCAGGTGTGtaatcacatttttctttttctttcctgctgctttttAAACACCAacataaataagaaaaagacaGGCTCTCTATGCAGAGCATTCAATGAAACTGACTATACATGAAGTTATGTCAAATACACAACAGTAAAATATAGAGGAAAAGTAGTTTTTCATTTTCAATAGTTAGGTGTTATTTGAACCAATAGGTAACATCTTTTCAGACAGAACTCAAGGTGTGGAGTTTCGCAGAGAAGCTGCTCCTTCCTTACTGCCACAGTCATGCTTCCTTGCAGAGACACACAGATCAGCCATCAAAACAAAGAAAGTCCTCTGATTGCAAGAAACAGAGGTCTTATTCTGATTTCACATATTTATGTACAGTGGTGTAACTCCATGGTTATTTACAGAGTTATACCaaatcaggcttttttttttttttttttttttttttaaagtcatccagGGGACCAAGCCTCATGTTGACTTGAAATAAACCCATAAAACTAATATGATGGACCTAGTAAGTCACCATTAATTTATTTCACACATCTTTAAAAATTAGTCAGAATATAGAAATAGCAATAAGTACAAAAAAGTTTTGTGCTAGGCATTTATGTTGTGTACCTAATACGTTAAAAAGCATTCAAGTCATAGTACTTTCTCCTTTAACATTACTGTTTTTGACCAGAGCAGTGCAATTCCTAGTACCCCAGGTAGCACGCTTATAAATATCTATGCATATATACTCCACCTTTCTTCCAATTTGGATTCCAGGGCTGTCTGCTTCCACAATAAATCCAGTAAAGGCTTTGCTGGCAGGGGCTTTCAGATCAGGATTGGAACGAGCTAACAGAAAATACCTAGTGCAAACACATAGTAACTTGAGTGACTCAAACCTGTCTTCACGATTAAGAGCTAAACAGATAAGTTTTTTTAAGATAGATACTAAGTACCATATAACATTAACCCTATCAAGAGATTCTAAAATGGAAGCATTAAGTTCTTTTCTTCTGGTAGATGACATGAACAATAAACAGCCGGCTTTAAATTGGAAATATTCTACTGAGGCACCAGTACACCCACCACTGTGGTATCTAAGTGTTAACAAAATTACACAGGACAAATAGCTGATACAAAGGACCCTTTCCTCATAGTGTtatgtacatttttattatattagttACCATCTTTAGGAATGTTATGAAAAAGTTATTGCAGAGATAGGTCATTTCATAGCAGATCAAGGATTAGGGGAGCAGTGATTGTGTGAAAACCTTTAGAACTATCACATGATCCCATGGAGGGGATTAATTTTATTCTTCTAGGTCTAAGATGCAGCtcatttctaaaagaaaaatgcaACAAATATAATAAGTCACCCTTGTAGTATTCATTGATGACATAAGACAGATGCTAGGTGCTATTAAATGGTTCCTCAAAGATCTTGAACCATTAAGCGGATTTCTTTGAAGCAGGTTGTACAGGATATTAAACCAAGGCAGGATGAGAgaactgtacttttttttttttttttaaatgctcttttcaGACTTCAAGGCAACAACATCTAGATTTGGGGATAGCTCGGAAAGTATTCTCTTTAAGACACCACACAAATGTAACTGCTTTTTATAATCATCTGTGTGGGAAGTGACAAGTGTCTTCTAGCCGTATGTGGCTAGAAGAAAGAACTATGCTCAATGACCATGTATACAGTCAAGACAGAATAACGAATAAGACAAGTTCTTTTGAGTACTGTGTAAGTAAGTCATCCTCTATACTTTTCctccttttaaaaatagatagAATTGAGTGGTTTCTAAATCACGCTGCTATCAAACACATTTTCAGAAGTTTTGTTATCTGGTGGTTTCCTTAGTAGATCTTGAGGGGCACTAAAGTGTGTATTGTTAGCTGCAAAATTCTGTAATGATATATATTGATCATGGCTCAAAATATAATGTAATAAACATGAAGATTTAGAAGAGGGATTATAAAAGAGACCCTAATACCTATTTTAGTCAGAGGAAATTTTGTTATATATAAAACATGGTGAAGGGCTGAacataaaataattgaaactgtacAGCAGATTAATAAGCAGTCAATGTACCAGTTAGCTTTGCCACCATTGGTGATCCACATCTTTTGACCATTTATGACATATTCATCTCCTTTCTTCTCAGCTCTCGTTTTTATACCTGCCACATCAGAGCCTGCTCCAGGTTCTGTTACACAGTAGGCctaaaagggggcggggggggaggcaaGGCAGTGAGTAACAAAAATCACTTCATTTAACGAAGAGGACTGTATATATTATCACACTGTGGAGATACCAAACTATTACTTATAATGGTCTTGATTTTTTCATCTCACTCAACGTGTTTCCACACATGAATTCAAAGAAGCCTTACCAAAAAAGGTAGATAAACAGCAAAAGTATGTTTAATAGGTTTAAACTTCCAGAGTGACTTACTAGATATTATGGAAAATATTGACAGGCATATTGTGCAGTTTACTTTTTGAAGTAATAGGAAAGTAGTAAGTGATGTGGGCAGCaactcaatttatttttattttttaagtcttcCCTGTTATCTTTATATCCTTGATGCACCACAATGTAAAAATTGTTAATAATTCAGTCTGTGTACAGTAATAGTGCTTTACTGGGGGTCTGAATGGCTCTTAAAATTATCAGAATAAAAACCACCTCACTTTTAAGCTGCTAATTTGAATCCAGCCCaggctgttttttcttttctctggtcTTCTCATCCCCCACGTAAATAGGGCTTGCGCTGTTTGATTGAGCCAGGTTTAATTTACATAGGAGACATAGCTGCCGTCTCTCCTGTCTGGAAGAAAGCCTGTTTCTCCCTATTTggccacagactttaaagcataatatcattATGTACCCCTATCTCCTCATATAGtgttacatttcacaatgatattaatcactagtgtgtcattagctttcagagAAGACCTCCACTCTATACCATCTTAAAATACAGTAGTATTGTATATTATCATTTATTCAATTGCTTACCGCTTGAGGTTCAGCCTCCATCTTTATATACACAAGTAAATACATTGCAAATGTATTTTTTGAAAAGTAAAACCAGACCAAGCATCTCTCCTGTTGGGCATAGACGCCATGCTATCCCCTCCTGCACTTGacttgatagctttgtttaccaAACACGTACCTTCACTGTCTGCCTGAAGACCAGGCTGGCCAGAGAATCAAATACACATTGATTTGCCTAAGGCAGTCTGTGCTTATGCATTATGTGCAAACATTTTAAGAATATAATTCTGGTGCATATTCAGAATTTTTTATACACATCCACTACGTACATCATGCAAAAATGTTAATCATCGGTGAGTTATTATTTTCTAATGATAATTTACATGCCATCTTTCAGATACAGATATGACAATAGTGTGTTAGGTACAGTGAGTATGTCAGGCTTGACAAGGACTGCTGACAGAGTGAAGCACAGATGAGCCTCTGTGTCACAATGAGGCATGTCTTGGTTTAGCtgttaaagaaatgctgtctttCCACCCTCCATGTATCATAGTAtcagaaacaacactgactgAAATGGCATTCATACTTCTTGCCAAAAAACTAACTTATGCTCTGACAATCAGTCTATCATTACAAATACACACAACAACGGGTTGTCAAGtatgtaatacacacacacacaccccataaaCACATGGAAACATATTACTCTCACGTTCCACTCTCTACATGCAAAgttaaacagtttttcctaacagATCCCATCAAGGACCTGGTGAAGCCTTTACAAGGACGACTATTGATAAAGATCATCAGGAAAGTGGGGTTCACATATAAACTTTAGTCTTATCTTTTGGATACAGTACAAAGCAAATCTTGATACTAAAGTTGCCAGAACATTAGGAGTGCTCTATTCTATCTAGGATCTGACAGGGTGGAAGCTCACAACAAGCCACTATGATGAATAAGAATACTAAATACATGTATTGCAAACTTGTGATAAATGAGACACCACTGATGAAGCTAAATTACTTGGATCACCAAAACTAAAATTTCCACATTTGGGATTAGGATTTGAAAAGCTACTGACTAATGCTGCCCTCTaagtatttaaaacaaacaccacCACACAGGGTCAAATGAGGCCAACCGAGTGACTGATTGGCTTGCTAAGCTGATAAAACTTCAATAATagataacataagaatggccatactttgggtcagaccaaaggcccatctagcccagtattctgtcttccgacagtggccaatgccaggtgcccctgacttaatgaacagaacaggtaatcatcaagtgattcattcccaatttctggcaaacagaggctaggaccatccctgcccatcctggctaatagtgaTTTATGGAtctagcctccatgaatttatctagttcttttttgacccGTTATAGTATtatccttcacaacattctctggcaaagaattccacaggttggctgtgtgttgtgtgaagaaatacttccttttgtttgtttttaaaacctgctgcctattaatttcatttgctgacccctggggttcttgtgttatgaggagtaaataacacttccttatttactttctccacaccagtcatgattttacagactatCATATCCCCCGCTTagtcctcttccccccccagtcctcttcccccctccccccagcagaaaagtcccagtcttattaatctctcctcatatggcagccgttccatacctctaataatttttgttgcctttttctgaaccttttccaagtccaattaCATCTttgttgagatggggcaaccacatctgcatgcagtctttaagatgtgggcgtactatgaatttatatagaggtgATATGAGATTTCctgttttatctatccctttcttaatgatgtccaacattctgttcacttttttgactgctgctgtacatggagtggattttttcagagaactgctcacaatgactccaatatttctttcttgagtggtaacagctaatccaGATccaatcattttatatatatagttgggattatggttTTCCAacgtacatt
The DNA window shown above is from Gopherus flavomarginatus isolate rGopFla2 chromosome 7, rGopFla2.mat.asm, whole genome shotgun sequence and carries:
- the ACADM gene encoding medium-chain specific acyl-CoA dehydrogenase, mitochondrial isoform X1 gives rise to the protein MHLLRPSGAGGFPKSSGPRSPAALRPPSPNFASSPRRQQPAPRAAGREPLPSPCPPAHGAGRRVPAPSPRAVLRSIAQCSWRSQSSQAAEASHHIKSGAGFSFELSDEQKEFQATARKFAREEIIPVAAQYDKTGEYPVPLIKRAWELGLMNSHIPESCGGLGLGTFEACLITEELAYGCTGVQTAIEGNSLGQMPVIIAGNEQQQKKYLGRMTEEPLMCAYCVTEPGAGSDVAGIKTRAEKKGDEYVINGQKMWITNGGKANWYFLLARSNPDLKAPASKAFTGFIVEADSPGIQIGRKEMNMGQRCSDTRGIVFEDVRVPKENVLSAEGVGFKIAMGAFDKTRPPVAAGAVGLAQRALDEATRYALERKTFGKPIIEHQAVSFMLAEMAMKVELARLACQRAAWEIDVGRRNTYFASIAKAFAGDIANQLASDAVQIFGGNGFNSEYPVEKLMRDAKIYQVLLCIFGGRMHLLGRLRKEAGQEVSLGLWVCLHYGIILVLQKPVF
- the ACADM gene encoding medium-chain specific acyl-CoA dehydrogenase, mitochondrial isoform X4, which codes for MSALRVTRVLRSIAQCSWRSQSSQAAEASHHIKSGAGFSFELSDEQKEFQATARKFAREEIIPVAAQYDKTGEYPVPLIKRAWELGLMNSHIPESCGGLGLGTFEACLITEELAYGCTGVQTAIEGNSLGQMPVIIAGNEQQQKKYLGRMTEEPLMCAYCVTEPGAGSDVAGIKTRAEKKGDEYVINGQKMWITNGGKANWYFLLARSNPDLKAPASKAFTGFIVEADSPGIQIGRKEMNMGQRCSDTRGIVFEDVRVPKENVLSAEGVGFKIAMGAFDKTRPPVAAGAVGLAQRALDEATRYALERKTFGKPIIEHQAVSFMLAEMAMKVELARLACQRAAWEIDVGRRNTYFASIAKAFAGDIANQLASDAVQIFGGNGFNSEYPVEKLMRDAKIYQVLLCIFGGRMHLLGRLRKEAGQEVSLGLWVCLHYGIILVLQKPVF
- the ACADM gene encoding medium-chain specific acyl-CoA dehydrogenase, mitochondrial isoform X5; translation: MSALRVTRVLRSIAQCSWRSQSSQAAEASHHIKSGAGFSFELSDEQKEFQATARKFAREEIIPVAAQYDKTGEYPVPLIKRAWELGLMNSHIPESCGGLGLGTFEACLITEELAYGCTGVQTAIEGNSLGQMPVIIAGNEQQQKKYLGRMTEEPLMCAYCVTEPGAGSDVAGIKTRAEKKGDEYVINGQKMWITNGGKANWYFLLARSNPDLKAPASKAFTGFIVEADSPGIQIGRKEMNMGQRCSDTRGIVFEDVRVPKENVLSAEGVGFKIAMGAFDKTRPPVAAGAVGLAQRALDEATRYALERKTFGKPIIEHQAVSFMLAEMAMKVELARLACQRAAWEIDVGRRNTYFASIAKAFAGDIANQLASDAVQIFGGNGFNSEYPVEKLMRDAKIYQIYEGTAQIQRLIIAREHVAKFKS